The window TTTTGAATCCTTACTATTATAAAAGGGGAAAAAAATGGAATAGGAGGTTGGCTCTTTTTTATCTAATCTTTCTTCTCCCCATTGGAAAAAAGGCCAAAGTAAGGATTGGCGTTTGTACTTTCCTTCATGTTCTTTTTTGGAATAGAGTGGGAAGATTCGAAAATCACTCCTTGTTTCAGAGCCTCCCCACATCACCAAGGGCCAAACGATGGATTTGGCTTCATAGGTTTTGTACTTCCATTCGGAATATATAGGAAATAGAACATAACCTAATTCTTGGTAAGAAAGTTTGTTTCTGATTTTTCCATAGATAGGAAAAACACTGAAATAGTTTTCTCTTTGTGATTCTCCCTTACCCCAAATCAAAAGAGGAGTGAAAAGAATGTCTTCGTCTTCGTCACCTTCTTCATGTTTGAATCCTGTCCCACTAAAGAAAAACAAGGAGGACCAAGTATACCAGTAATTGGTTTCTTCTTTATAATAAAAAGGTGAGAGATAACTTTTAAAACGAAAGGCATAGGTTTTATCCTGGAAACCAATGTAAAAGGGGCGAAAGGCTAAATAACTTTGGCGTCCTCTTTTTTCCGATTCATATAAAAACCAAAATTGATGGTAATCAGATTTGATATCTTCTGTAAAAGAATTGGGTAGTTTGGCTAAAACTCCGGAACTGAGAAAGAAGAGACAAAAAACAATTCCGAATTGAATTTTAAAGCGGGAATCCACGTAATTTCAATATCTTCAAGTTTCAAGAAAAGGAATCAAGTGATTTCATGATCCAAACCAAAATAGCACTGCTTTTCGGGGGTATCTCCGGGGAACATATCATCTCCATTCGTTCTTCTCATTTCATTTTCAATACAATAGACCGGGACAAATACCAAGTTTGTCCGGTTTATATTGACCAAACAGGAAAATTTTGGATCGCCGATAGAAAAGATCCTGTATACCCCGATCCCACCGGAAAAACGGAAACTGATTTTTTAACTGAATTTTCTACTACAAACCAAATCACAAAGTTCACATCTGGTGCGGGATTATTAGAACATGGATTTTCGGCCGCCTTTCTAGGATTACACGGTGGGCCTGGTGAAGACGGAAGGATCCAAGGATTTTTAGATACATTAGGAATTCCTCATACAGGATCTGGTGTTTTGGCCTCTGCTCTTGCTATGGACAAATATAGAGCCAATCTTTTGTTCCAAACCATGGGAATTCCCGTGGCTCCCTTTGTGGATTTGGAGAAAGGAAAATCGGATGCTAGGAAAATTGTTTTAAACTTACCATTCGAATTTCCAGTCTTCATCAAACCAACGCTTGGTGGCTCCAGTGTCAATACAGGAATGGCAAAAACGCCCGAAGAAGCAATGGTTCTTGTGGATAAAATTTTCGTTTCAGAAGATAGAGTCCTCATCCAAAAACTGATTTCGGGAACGGAAGTCTCCATTGGAGTTCTTGAAAAAAAAGAAGGGGAAAAACGAATTCCATTTGCTCTCGTTCCCACTGAGATTCGTCCCAAATCAGAGTTTTTTGATTTTGAAGCCAAATATACCAAAGGTGGAAGTGAAGAAATTACCCCAGCACCAGTGGGTGAATCGATTACTAAAAAACTCCAAGAGTATACATTGTTATGCCATGATGTACTTGGTTGCAAAGGTTACTCGCGAACCGATTTTATCATCAGCGATGGAGTGCCTTATGTTTTGGAAACCAATACACTTCCAGGAATGACCGGAACAAGCCTCATTCCCCAACAAGCAAAAGCTCTGGGGATTGAAATGAAGGAAGTTTTTACTTGGCTTCTATCGATTGCACTTTCTTAGGAAAAAAGTACATTCCCACGAGTATAGCGATAAGGCTTGCTATGGTTCCATAAAAATGGCTAGTCATATCATCACCGTAAACTTCTAAAATAAGCCAGGTGGTAATTCCCACAAATAAAGAGAAAAGGGCAGATCTTTCATCTGCCTTTTGGCTGAGTAAACCAAAAACCATGGGGATGAAAAGCGTAACAAGGGAGATCCCACCAGAATCTTCTACGAGAGCATAAATAGAAGGTTTCCCCACTGCTAGTAAAAAGGATATCCCTGCAATGATGAGAACGGATGTTCTTGACAATAGCAGTAATTTTTTATCGTTCATGTCTTTGAATGCGTATTTTAAAATGTTCTCAGACAATATAGAGGAAGGTGCAAGGATGGCACCCGATGCCGTGGATAGAATGGCAGAGATGAGCGCTGAAAAAAATAAAACTTGGATCCAAGGACTTGAAAACTTGGAAATCATTGTGGGAATGAGAAGTTGTCCTGTTTCCGAATTTAAGTCAAAATCTGGAATTAAACTTTTTGCATGGAGACCTAAAAACAAAGGGATGAGGGCAAAGAGTAAATACAAAACAGAAGAAAGGTAAGAGGCCCTGATTGCTACTTTTTCTGATTTGGCAGACATCACTCTTTGGAATATATCTTGTTGGGGTAATGATCCAAAACCAACAACCATCCAAGCTGATAAGTATAAGGTCCAAGCATGGTAATTGGATTCGGGAAAAAAATTAAAAAATCCGTCTGGTTTTTCCTGGATGCTTGACCAAATGGACTTAACACCATTTAACTCATAGATAACAAAAACAAGGCCAATGATGATGGAGATGGATTGGAAAAAATCGGTCATGGAAACAGACCACATCCCACCGAGGTAAGTATAAAAAACAACAAGACAAGCTCCAATCACAATCGCTGTGAATTGATTGATGCCAAATAGAATCTGTACCATAATTCCGAGTGCCACAAACTGGGCAGCAACCCAACCAAAATAGGAAAAGATCAAACAGATCCCTGCGATAAACTCCATCTTTTTCCCATAGCGGTTTCGATAGAAGTCACCGAAGGTAAGGATTTGCATTCGGTAGAGATACTTTGCAAAAACTAGTCCGAGTAAAAATAAACAAAGAGCACCACCAAACGGGTCTTGGATGACGGCTAAAAATCCTCCTTTGGCAAATTCCACGGAGGAACCAAGAATGGTTTCACTTCCAAACCAAGTGGCAAATAATGCAGCCGTGGAGATAGGGAGAGGTAAACTTCTACCTGCTAAGATAAAGTCTTTTGAGTTTTTGACTCTTTTTGCCGCATACACTCCAATGGCAATTGTGATGAGAAGGTAACCAACGATGAAAGCCGCTTGGAAATTCATTCTCTAAAATAAATCTTCTTCCACTGGTTTAGAAGGAGTTTCATCTTTCTTTTTTTTGACAGTTGTTTTTACAATTTCACCGCTCGGAGCTTTGGATAAAAATTCAATTTTTGCTTCCGCATCCACAAGTCTTTCGGAACAAATTTTTTTGAGTTCCATGCCTCTTTCATAGGCTTTGATGGAATCTTCTAAAGAAAGAGTTCCTCTTTCTAATTTTTCAGCAATGTCTTCTAGTTCTCGAAGTGCTTCTTCAAAACTTGTTGATTTTTTCTCTACCATGCGAATACCTATATTTTTTCTTTTACTTCAACCAGAAGTTTTCCATCAGAAAGGAAAACCTCTAAACTTTCATTTTTTTTGATTTTATGAATGGATGATATCACCTGTTTGTCCTTGTTTCGAACCACTGAATAACCACGTTGTAAAGTTCCCAGTGGAGAAAAATGGACTAATCTCTGTTCTGCGAGCGTAAATTTGTTTTGAATTCTTTCCAGGTAAGATTTCCAATTATGACTCAGTGTATCAAATTTTTGAAATTCGCTTTGTTTGCGAACCAAATAGTTTTTTCCAAGAAGGGAAATCTTCGTCACGAGTTCTTCTAAGGCCCCAGTCCTTGTTTCCAAAAGTGTTTTCGGATTTTGGAATACCGGTCGTCCCGTAATCCCGACCCATTTTTCTTTACCCAAACGAACCACAGCCTTTAGTGCCGATTTAATCCTGTCTTCCATTTCATCCAAACGAATGAGTGTGTCGGAAACATTAGGAACGGCGAGTTTTGCTGCAGCCGTCGGTGTGGGAGTTGTGGCATCGGCAGCAAGGTCAGTGAGCACTCGATCGATTTCGTGGCCTACTGCAGAGATGATAGGGATTTTGGAATTGTAATAAGCCATCACCACTGCCTCTTGGTTGAAGGCCATAAGATCTTCAAATGAACCACCACCACGTCCTGCAATGATCACATCCACTTCCCATTTGGGATCATTGATTTCTTTTATGGCTTCGATGATTGAAACTTCTGCTCCGTCTCCTTGCACAAGGCAAGGTGAAACTAAAATTTGTATGGAAGGATTGAGGTCAGTGGCAATTCGAATGATGTCTTCGACGGCCGCTCCTTTTGGTGAGGTAACAATGCCTAGGCGTTTCGGAAATTTTGGAAGAGGGCGTTTGTGGTTCACATCAAAAATTCCCTTTTCGTGAAGGGCTTTTTTTAGTTTTTCAATTTTTAAAAGGATATCTCCTTCTCCGATTTCTTCTACCTTCTGTACCGTAATGCTATAATAACCACCTGGTTCATAAACAGAGACAGAACCATAAACCAAAATCTCCATTCCATTCCGAAGGGGTGTGCCGCGATAGTTTTTGGCTTGAAAAGAAAAAAAAGCACATTTAATCACACTTGTCTGGTCTTTCAAAGAGAAATACATATGCCCTGAACTATTGGTTTGGGAATGGTTGGAGATCTCTCCCCGAATCCAAATGTTTTTAAATTCAGGAGAGTCCTGGAGTTTGGATTTGATGAGGCGATTTACCTCACTAACACTGAGAGATGAATCTACTGTTTCCATTTAGATATTTTGAAAACGAGTTTCTCTAAAAATTTTCCAAAAGTCCCAAAGGATGATGACAAGAGTTAAGGCCATAGGACCAATGATGATCCCTGCAACACCAAACTCCTGTAATCCGCCAATTAGAGAGAGAAAAATAAGAAAGGGATGTGTTTTTAGTTTTTTATCTAAAATTTTGGGTTTCACAAAGTTTTCTAAAATAAGATAACTTGCGCCGCCTGCGATCATAAAAAGAACACTGCCTGTCCAGTTTTCTTGTACGAGACCAATGTAGAGTCCAATCGGCAACCAAACCACGGAGGTTCCCACAACAGGAATGAGAGAAAAAATTGTGGCGATACTCGAAAGTAAGAACTTATTCGAAACAGAGGTAAAAAGTAACAGAACATAGATGAGGGCACCTTGTAATAAGGAGATAAAAAGATTTCCCATCATTACCGTTCGAATGGCTTCCTCAATTCGCCTTCCTAGTCTTTCCTCAATTTCTGTGGGAAAAGGTAGTAAAACAAAAAGTGCATGTTCCATTCGGCTTCCTTCTTTGTATAAAAAGAAAAGCAAAATGAAGGTAAAAAATGCATTAAAAATAATGGCACCTGGAACTTCAAAAGAACCGAGTAAAAAACCAGAAGAGTTTTTGAGTAAACTATAAATGGAATCTAAATTGAGAACATCCATATGTTGGCCCACATATTCGCGGTACATCAAAGGAAGTTTGATCCAAAAAAATTCATTTTCAGTAAAGAAGTCTGTGAGCATCGGACTGTTTAATAATAAGGAAACAATCGACTCCTCTGTGAGTTGGTTCCTAATATAACTGACTAAGTTTAAAGATTCTCTGATTAAAGTAGATAGAATTAAATAAGAGGGAATAAAAACTCCCGCGAGCATCAGGATCACCATGATATATGGTGAGAGTCCATGGAATTTGACACCCAAAACATTCTTTAGTTTTTTATGAATTTTCCTTGTTGTGAGATAAAAGAGCAACGCAAGAAAACTTGCCCAAAGGAATGGTTTGAAAACAAAAAATAAAGTAAGACAAGTGCCTATAAAAATCGCCCCAAGAAGTAGGTAGACGATTGTTTCGTTTTTATTTTTAATCCAACTCATAATTAATAACTAGAATGTTTTCTAAAATAAAAGCGAATGTAATTGGAATTGCCTCCTGTTTCTGAGACAATGATCGATAAAGATTTTTTGATAAAACCTTCGAGTAGATAAGAAACCTCTCCATTTTTTTCCGTTTTTTCTATGAGTTTCCAATCCCCTTGTGCGGCTCTTGTTTCGATTCTCTTTTGAATCGCTTGAAAACTTTCTTCTGATTCTAAAAGGAGAGAGGCTTCCTTGGTATGGATATGACTTGTTTTGAATTCGCTAGACTGAAGAAGGTTTACTTTATCAGGAAAAAATGACTGAGGGAATGCTGGCGGTGCACTGGTTGGGTATTTAGTAACCACAATATTGTCAAAGCGATAGATTTCGGTTTGGTGGATTGGTTGGCATCCCCAGAGAATCAGAAGAAAAATAGGCAAAAATCGAAGCATTACGGAAAGCAAACGGTGGAGTATCGATTCCTTCCATTCATTTTTTTAAATCTTTGTTGCCAACTGGTTTGTAGGCATTTCCTTTTCTCCTGTGCTCGATTTCCTACAGTTTGATGCTTTTTTGGCTCGGATCTTAGAGTTGCCACCGCTTGTTCTTTGGATTTTCTTTTGTTTCTCTAATTTTTTGGAGAATGTTTTTCCACCTTGGCCTGGAGATACGGTGACTGTATTTTCTGGTTTTTTATCCTCTAGTCCAGGTTCACCCCTATCTTTCATTTCTATTGTGTTCGCTACCTACTTGGGAAACTTACTCGGAGCTCTTGCGATGTATTTTTTTGGGGAAAGGTTCCTTCAGTTTCTAAAACGATCACGGTTCCCTTTTTTATCTTCCGTTTACCAAGAAGAAAACTTACACAAAACTCTAGATTGGTTTCGCAGGCATGAATTTGTAGTGGTATTGTTGTCCCGGTTTTCGGCAGGGATTCGGTTCTTTGTCTCCATCGTTGCCGGGATGTCCAAAATGAACGTTATTAAATTTATCATTTTGTATACGGTTGCTATTTCTCTTTGGTGTGGCCTCCTGCTTTTTGGTGGTTCCTTACTTGGCTCCAATTGGAACCAAATCATTGTTATGTTATCATATTATAACCAAACGATTGGAATCGTTCTCATTTGTTTATTTTTGTACTTTCTATACCAAATTTGGAAGAAAAGAAATACAAAGTTGACATGATTTCCTTATATGTTAGGGTTTTCTCGCATGAACTCTTGGGGAAATATAGCGTTTGATTTTTATACATTCGGTTCGCTCGTTGGTGTCATTTTTACTTTTTACAATGCACAATTTTTTTTAACGGTAAAAGAAAAGTCAGAAGCAACATACCGGCTAGGGATGGGAACTCTTTGGCTGGGTTTATTTCATTTTGGCTATATGATCAATTTTTCCTTTATGGGGCCGGCGGCGGCATACTTGCGTTGGCTTGTCATCATCGGGGCCATGGCAGGTGCTTCTTATCTAACGAGTTTTTTCTTAAGTTACCCTGAAGTTTACTTCCCTCGTTTGAAAAAATATCTATTTGGGATCATGAACTTTATAGTTGTGACTGTAACGGGATATTTTGTTTACATTAGCCTAACGGCTGGCAGATTATTTTTCTTTAGTGGTCACTATTGGGATTTTCCACTTCCTGTTTTTTATAAGGCGTATGCACTTATTGTATTAGTTTTTTTTGTCAGTTTTTCCCTGGTTGCCATCATACAGATTTTCAAAATGCCAAAGGAATCTCGGTTTGCCACTGCAAGCATTCTTATTGCTTTCATTTTAGTAACCATCCTTCCTGGAATCATGAATGCCCAATCCAGGGATGGTGCGATTGGACGTGGCCTGTACCAAACCATCACAGATCTTGTTTTGGTTGTTGGGTTATTTGTTGCCAATGTGGTTTATATCAATAACACAAAAGATAAAACCACAATCATTTCACGGATCATAGGAATCTCTCTTGCCTCATTTTTACTCGTATTGCAGCTTGTTGCTTATTCCGTAATCCAACAATCAGAATCTAACTATGATATGGTGCATACGGCCCGTGCAAAAAACTTCATTGCAGGACTGGAAACTGACCAAGTTCCAAGTTTTCATTATACTTACGACATAGGCCAAAAAGAATTTGTTCAAAAGAAGGGAATGGAAGAGACGGCAGTTGATCCTGCTTCCTATGAATCGGAATATTGGAATTCTTGGGCTTTGGAAACCATTCTTTCTTATAAAGGCAAATCTGATTGGAAAGAAAAAACGGAAAACCTAATACCAAAACTCCCAGAGACAAGCAGAGGTTACGCTTCTGAGATCAAAAGACTTTTGGCCTTAGAAAAGGTTTCAACTCCAGAATTATTAATCGAAGAATTAGAATCAGAAAAACGTAAAATTCTTTATACAAGAAACAAACTCCGAGAGATTCCTGAAAAGAATTTTTCTGACGGAGCATTGTCCCTTGTTTCCAAAACAGAAGGCCCACTTTCTGGTTTTTATGGCGCGGCACGATCTGTACTAGAAACCTCAATTTCCGAAGCTAAAAAAGCAGAAGTCCTCGACCAAATGTTTTCTCCTATGCCAAACCATGGCGATAGAAATTACAGAGGTCGCGTTAAATTTGCAGAAAACAATCCTGAATATTCGTTTTACGTCAGTTATTTGGTAGTTGATAAAACAAAAGGACTCATCCATGAAGTGGGTTATCCCTATTTAGATTATCGCGAGTTTCAAGAGGAAGTCACTTTACCTTGGATCATCGGTGTGTTGTCCCTAGCAGTTCTTGTGATTTTTGGATACCGTTTGTTTTTCCTAATCGCTCTTCTCAGACCTATTGAACAAATCATTGAAGGGTTAACAGAGGTAAACTCTGGAAACTTAGAACATAGACTGACAGTTCATGTGGAAGATGATATTGGATTTATGGCACGTTCCTTCAACCGAATGGTGCGTTCGATCCAAGCGGCTCGTAAAAAATTAGAACAATATGCAGATCAATTGGAAGTAAAGGTACAAGAACGCACTAAAGAATTAGAAAACTCCTTAAAAGAAGTGCAATCCCTCAAACACCAACAAGATGGGGATTATTTTTTAACGTCACTTCTTTTGCAGCCATTTAACGCTAATAATGCGAATCATGACAATGTCCAAGTGGACTTTTTATTAGAACAAAAGAAAAAATTTACATTCCGCCAATATGAAAAAGAAATTGGTGGAGATTTGAATATCGCCAACCAAATTTTTCTAAACAACCGTTCTTACACTGTGTTTTTAAATGCGGATGCTATGGGTAAGTCCATGCAGGGCGCTGGTGGAGCACTGGTTCTTGGATCTGTTTTTGAGTCCATCATCACAAGAACACAGCTCTTAAGTGAAGCGAGGAACACCTATCCGGAACGTTGGATCAAAAATACCTTTTTAGAACTACATAAAATTTTTGAAGGTTTTGATGGTTCCATGTTAGTTTCGTTAGTGCTTGGGCTTATTGATAATGAAACTGGTTTGTTGTATTTTATCAATGCCGAACATCCTTGGATGGTTTTGTACCGAGATGGAATTGCGAGTTTTATCGAAAACGAACTGATGTTTCGAAAATTAGGAACTTCAGGAGTCCAAGGAAATTTATACATCAAAACCTTTCAATTGGAAGCGGGTGACGTTTTACTTGCCGGATCGGATGGGCGGGATGATTTACTCATTTCCCACACGGAAGATGGGAAACGTGTGATTAACGAAGATGAAAGATTATTCCTTCGAGTGGTAGAATCAGGAAGAGGAGAACTAGACGGAATTTATGAAGAACTTCGAAAGTATGGAAGTTTGACAGATGATTTATCAATTTTACGAGTTTCCTTTATTGAAGAAAAAGAACGTTATAAAATCGAAAAAGAAAGGCTAAAAGAAATCCAATCGCTTTTACACAAAGCAAAAGAAGCGAGCGAATCTGCGGATCTCCAAGAAGCAGTTTCGTATTTGGAACAGGCGAATTCTTTGGAAGAGAACATTCCGGAGATCAAAAAGAAATTCATCCAACTCTATTTGAAACTCAAAGACTATGGGAATGCCAAAAAAATGGCCAAAGACTATAGTTTGTTAAAACCGATGGATACGGAGATTATGTACATCACTGCTTTTTGTGCGAGAAAAGTGGCTGATATCAAAACAGCCATTGATTTTGGGGAAAGGGTGCGCCTTCGTGATCCAAACCATGTCAAAAACTTGATCAATTTGGGCCAGACCTACCTGGCAGATAAAAACTTGTCCCGGGCAGAGAACATTCTCAGTTCGGCCTTGGAGCTCGACCCAGAAAATCCTAGTTTACAAAGGCTTCTTGACCACATCCGCAAAAAACAAAACAAACAAGATGTCGTAAATTAGAGTCTAAGGTCTACATTGAATGAAACGTTTGCGATAAAAATTTCCGATACTTTTCGGGACTTTACAAAGGAAGAATGGAATCTGTTAGTCCCCCCAGATTCCGTTTTTCAGGAATATGAATTCCTATCCGGTTTGGAAAATACAGGTTGTATTGGGAATTCAGATTGGATTCCAGTTTTAACTTCCGCTAGGCGAGATGGGGTTTTGGTGGGAGTCCTTCCCGCTTACCTTCGGAGTGATTCCTATGGTGAGTATATTTTTGATTTCCAATGGGCCAATGCCTTCCACCGCGCAGGGATTCCGTATTATCCAAAACTAACGGTAGCTGTGCCGTTCACACCTGTGACAGGGGCTCGGGTTTTACTCCATCCTGATTTAAAACCAGAAGAAAAAGATTCCCTGGTTTCCTTACTTTTACAAACCCTTTTAGAATTTGGAAAAGAAAAAGAAACTTCTTCCGTTCATATTTTATTTTGCAAAGAGGATGAACAAAGTTTGGGGATTCAGAATTCATTTGCTCCTAGACTTTCTCACCAATACCACTGGTTTAACAAAGGTTTTGCGAATTTTGATGAATTTTTGTCCATCCTTGTCAAAGACCGGAGAAAAACCATCCGCCAGGAAAGAAGGAAAATTTCCGAGTCGGGCCTTACCATCCAAACCCTTACCGGTGACGAGATCACCGAAGACCACGCCCATATCTTTTATCAGTTTTATCAAGACACCCATTCTAAAAAATGGGGGCAACCTTATTTGAATCGGAAATTCTTTTTGGAAATGCATCAGAACTTTCGCCATCGTTTGGTTCTGGTTTTGGCAAGTGACCCTTCAGGGAAACCTGTAGGTGGGAGTTGGAATACTTTCCGAGATGGGTTTTTATTTGGAAGATACTGGGGAGCCTTGGAACATGTCCCCAACTTACATTTTGAATGTTGTTATTACCGATTGATTGATTTTGCAATTGAGCGTAAAATGGAACGAGTGGAAGCAGGTGCCCAAGGGGAACATAAATTCCTAAGGGGTTATGAAGCCGTTCCCATGTATAGTTTACATCATATTTACAATGAACAGGGCAGAGCGGCCATTGAGTCCTATTTGGAACGAGAGATTGTGATGGAAAGGGAAAATATTTCCGCTTATAATTCTCAGTCTCCTATCAAATCGCTCCGGGAGGGATAATGTCAGATCCAAAAAGAAAATCATATACAGATATGAATGTGGAACTTCTCGAAAGAGAAAAACAGAAAAAGAAACTTAAAAAACCGGATCGGTATAAGGTGATTCTGATCAATGATGATTACACTCCTCAGGAATTTGTAGTCTATGTACTAGCTAATGTTTTTAGGAAATCAATGGAAGAATCTCGTCAAATTATGTGGAAGGCGCATACTTCTGGATCAGCCGTTTGTGGGGTATATTCTTTGGACATTGCGAGAACAAAAGTAGCAGAAGTGCATAAACTTGCGGACGATGCAGGTCATCCATTACAATGTCAATTGGCAAAAGAGGAGGACGAATGAACCTTTCCCTAGACTTAGAAAATACCTTAGAACTTGCCGGTAAAGAAGCAAGTAAATACCATCATGAATTTATCACCTTGGAACATTTGTTATATGGTCTTACTTATAACGAAAAAACAAAAGAAGTCCTTATCAATGTCGGATGTGATTTGGATTTACTCAGAAAGGAACTGACTGAATATTTTGAGGAAGATCTTTCTACCATTGCCGTTCCCGATTTAAAAATCCAACCACGTTATACCGTGGGTGTCCAGTTTGTGATTCAGTTTGCCGCCTTTCATGTCCAAAATTCTGGTAAGGAAGAAGTGGATGGAAACAATGTGCTTGTGGCCCTCTTCAGAGAAGAAGATAGCCAAGCTTATTATCTACTCGCCAAACAAGAAGTAAACCGTCTAGACGTAATCAAATACATGTCTCACGGAATCAAAAAAGAAACGGAATCCGAAGAACCGAATTTTACGGAAGAAGCAGATCCAGAAGAAGGGGAAGGAAACTCTCGTAAATCCGCACTTGAAAAATTTTGTGTCAACCTTACCGAAAGAGCAAGGTTAGGGAAATTAGATCCTTGTATTGGCCGGGAAGTTGAAATTGAAAGAACCATTCATATCCTATCTCGTCGTCGTAAAAATAATCCTATTTTTGTGGGAGAGGCAGGGGTCGGAAAAACTTCCATTGTGGAAGGAATTGCCGAAAGAGTTGTTAAGGGACTCGTTCCAAAAAGTTTACTAGGTTTAGAAATTTATTCTTTGGATATGGGTCTTGTGATGGCGGGAACCAAATTCCGTGGTGAATTTGAGGAACGTTTGAAGGCCATCTTACAAGAAGTAGTTGGGAAACCTGAACGAATCATCTTTGTCGACGAAATCCATACCATTGTGGGAGCTGGCGCTGTTTCTGGTGGGAGTTTGGATGCTTCCAATTTAATGAAACCAGCCCTTGCCAATGGAGAATTAAAATGTATTGGAACAACCACTTACAAAGAGTATAAATCGATTTTTGAAAAAGATCATGCTTTATCTCGTAGGTTCCAAAAGATTGAAGTTGCAGAACCTTCCAGAGAAGATGCGATCGAAATCTTGAAAGGACTCAAACCCAAATACGAATCCTTCCACGGTGTGACTTACAGTGCCAAAGCCATCGAAGCTTGTGTGGATTTATCTAGTTTACATCTCAGAGACCGTTTTTTACCGGACAAAGCCATAGATTTGATGGACGAATCCGGCGCCTTTGTAAAGTTACGCGACGAGAAAAAAGAAAAGGCCAAAAAACAAGTAGGGATTTTGGAAATCGAATCTCTTGTTGCTAAAATTGCCAAAATCCCCGAAAAAACGGTAAAGGCAGATGATAAAAAGAAATTAGAAAATTTAGATTCTGAAATCAAATCCATTGTTTTTGGACAAGATCATGCCATCGAACAAGTAGTAGATGCCATCCATTATTCCCGCTCAGGCCTCAGTGATGAAGGAAAACCAATTGGTAGTTTTCTTTTTGTAGGGCCTACGGGTGTGGGTAAAACGGAAGTGGCAAAAACCTTAGCGGAAAAGATGGGAGTGGAATTTCTTAGGTTTGATATGAGTGAATACATGGAAAAACATTCCGTATCAAGACTCATTGGAAGTCCGCCGGGTTATGTGGGTTATGACCAAGGGGGGCAACTCACAGATGCCATTGCCAAAAACCCACATTCTGTTTTGTTATTCGATGAAATCGAAAAAGCACACGAAGATATATACAATATCCTTTTGCAAGTGATGGATCATGCCACACTTACCGATAGCACAGGGAAAAAAGCTGATTTTCGTAATGTGATTTTGATTCTAACGACGAATACGGGAGCTCAGGAAAGTTCGAAACCACTTCTAGGTTTTGATACTGACAGGTATGATGACCGGTCAATGAAGGCAATTGAGAGGACATTCACTCCCGAATTTCGCAACCGACTGACTGCTGTTGTGGAATTTGGTGCCCTATCGATTCAGGTTGTGGAGTTAGTTGTCAAACGAATGTTCCGCACTTTGCAGGCCAAAGCCAATGAAAAAGGAATCCATTTGGAATTGTCTGAAAAAGCAGTTAGGCATTTGGCAGAGACTGGTTATGACAAAGCCATGGGAGCAAGGCCCATCCAAAGAATACTCAATTCAGAAATAGGAAAACCTCTTTCTAAAAAGATCTTATTCCAAAAAGACAAAGGCACCAA of the Leptospira kanakyensis genome contains:
- the clpA gene encoding ATP-dependent Clp protease ATP-binding subunit ClpA yields the protein MNLSLDLENTLELAGKEASKYHHEFITLEHLLYGLTYNEKTKEVLINVGCDLDLLRKELTEYFEEDLSTIAVPDLKIQPRYTVGVQFVIQFAAFHVQNSGKEEVDGNNVLVALFREEDSQAYYLLAKQEVNRLDVIKYMSHGIKKETESEEPNFTEEADPEEGEGNSRKSALEKFCVNLTERARLGKLDPCIGREVEIERTIHILSRRRKNNPIFVGEAGVGKTSIVEGIAERVVKGLVPKSLLGLEIYSLDMGLVMAGTKFRGEFEERLKAILQEVVGKPERIIFVDEIHTIVGAGAVSGGSLDASNLMKPALANGELKCIGTTTYKEYKSIFEKDHALSRRFQKIEVAEPSREDAIEILKGLKPKYESFHGVTYSAKAIEACVDLSSLHLRDRFLPDKAIDLMDESGAFVKLRDEKKEKAKKQVGILEIESLVAKIAKIPEKTVKADDKKKLENLDSEIKSIVFGQDHAIEQVVDAIHYSRSGLSDEGKPIGSFLFVGPTGVGKTEVAKTLAEKMGVEFLRFDMSEYMEKHSVSRLIGSPPGYVGYDQGGQLTDAIAKNPHSVLLFDEIEKAHEDIYNILLQVMDHATLTDSTGKKADFRNVILILTTNTGAQESSKPLLGFDTDRYDDRSMKAIERTFTPEFRNRLTAVVEFGALSIQVVELVVKRMFRTLQAKANEKGIHLELSEKAVRHLAETGYDKAMGARPIQRILNSEIGKPLSKKILFQKDKGTKYLVDVVEKEGKSVLEILEVSLH